The segment GGGTGTTAATAATTTTACATTAAGATTACCTGATTTAATATAGTTTATAGAGTTACCTGACACGACAATAATGTTACAAAACAATGCAATTATTGGAAAAATGTAATATGGAATATCCCAAATTAACATCAAGGCTAGATAAGTAGATCCACCACCAAATCCAACACTAGAATATAATATTGCTGTTATAAAAAAAAATATTGATAATATAATCATCTAAAATTTATTATGATTGTAAATATAGCTTTACTAACTGTAACAGATACTAGAACTTTTGATAATGATAAATCTGGTGCAATTCTTGTTGAAAAAATCAAAGAGGCTAATCATAATTTAATTGATAGAAAAATTTGTAAAGATAATAAAGAGGATATTATTTTAATCTTAAAAGATTGGATAACTAAAAAAGATATAGATGTAGTGATTACTACAGGTGGAACTGGCTTAACAGGAAGAGACATAACTCCTGAAGCAATTGATGAAATTGCAGATAAACAAATACCAGGTTTTGGTGAAGTTTTTAGAAATATTAGCTTAAAGACAGTTGGTACATCCGCAATACAATCTAGAGCTTGTGCCGTATTGGCAAACGGCAAATATGTTTTTGCATTACCAGGTTCATCTGGAGGAGTAACAGATGCATGGGATGGAATTTTAAAGCATCAGTTAGATATTAATCATAAGCCTTGTAACTTTGTAGAACTATTTCCAAGACTTAAAGAAAAATAATTATTTTTGATATTTTTCTTTCCATTCAGGATAAGGCATTCCATAAACATGTGCTCTTGCATCCATATCAGAGATTGATATTCCTTTTTTTTCAGCTTCTTCTCGGTACCATCTTGATAAACAATTTCTGCAAAATCCTGCTAAATTCATTAGATCAATATTTTGAACATCTTTTCTTTGATCCAAGTGTTGAAGTAACCTTTCAAATGTAGCAGATTGTAATTCTTTTTTTTTAACCTCATCCATAATTAAAATATTAGACACATTTCATTTAAGCACAAGATATAGGTACAGATTCAATCATAAGTAGAATCATAATCATTTAGCAATAGATGTTATTACGTAAATTTGTTTAGATAAGTGATGGCTATTAAAAAGAAAATGGCTAATAAAAAGAAAAAAGTAGCCAGAAAATCTAATACTAAATCTAAGAAAAAAATCAAAAGTATAAAAAAGAAAAAAAAAGTTGTGACAAAGAAAATCAAGGTTGCGACAAAAATAAAAACAAAGAAACGATCTAAAATTATACACTTAGATACAACAAAAAAGAGAGGGAAAAAAATGAGTACAGAAACAGTAAAAGGTGGCGTGTCATCTTCATTAGACACATCTCATCTTAAAGTACCGTTTCCATTCAAAGCAAAATATGGAAACTATATTGGAGGCAAGTTTGTTGAACCAAAATCAGGAAAATATTTTGACAACGTAAGTCCAATTAATAATGAAGTTATATGTCAAATGGCTAGATCGGATGCAAAAGATGTTGATGCAGCTTTAGATGCTGCTCACGAGGCATTTAAAGAATGGGGTAAAACTGATATTACCACAAGATCTAACATAATGAATAAGATTGCAGATGTTTTAGAAAAAAATTTAAACCTTCTAGCAACAGCAGAATGTTTGGATAATGGAAAACCAATTAGAGAATGTATGGCTGCTGATTTACCTTTAGTTATTGATCATTGGAGATATTTTGCAGGAGTTATAAGAGCCGAGGAAGGTTCAGTTGCTGAAATAAGTAACTCACAATACTCTTACAATATACCAGAACCTTTAGGTGTAGTTGGTCAGATAGTTCCATGGAACTTTCCATTGTTAATGGCTACATGGAAGTTAGCGCCAGCTTTAGCTGCAGGTAATTGCTCAGTTTTAAAACCAGCTGAACAAACTCCAGCATCTATCATGCTTATGATGGAATTAATTGGTGATCTATTACCTCCAGGAGTAGTTAACATTGTTAGTGGTTTTGGTCTTGAAGCAGGAAAACCTTTAGCTTCATCTGATAGAATAGCTAAAATTGCTTTCACAGGTGAAACAACAACTGGACGTTTAATTATGCAGTATGCTGCACAAAACTTAATTCCAATAACTTTAGAATTAGGTGGAAAATCTCCAAACGTTTTCTTTGAAGACATTATGGATAAAGATGATGCCTTTTTAGATAAGTGTGTTGAAGGTTTTGTAATGTTCAACTTGAACCAAGGTGAAGTATGTACTTGTCCAAGCAGAGCTCTAGTCCAAGAATCTATTTATGATAAATTCATGGAAAAAGTTATTGCTAGAACTAAAGCTGTAGTTCAAGACAATCCTTTAAAGATGGAAACTATGATTGGTGCTCAAGCATCGGTAGAACAAATGGAAAAGATAAAATCTTATCTAGATTTAGGTAAGAAAGAAGGTGCCAAAGTTCTATGTGGTGGAGATGTTGCTAAATTAAATAGTGGGTTAGAAAATGGAAATTATATTCAGCCAACTATTTTTGAAGGTGATAATAGTATGAGAATCTTCCAAGAAGAAATTTTTGGTCCTGTAGTTTCTGTTACTAAGTTTAAAGATGAAGCGCATGCATTAGAAATTGCTAATGATACACTTTATGGACTTGGTGCTGGTGTTTGGACTAGAAATGGTAATATCGCGTATAGAATGGGGAGAGGAATTCAAGCAGGTATAGTTTGGACAAACTGTTATCATGCTTATCCAGCTCACTCACCATTTGGCGGTTACAAACAATCAGGCGTTGGAAGAGAAACTCACAAAATGATGCTAAATCACTATAGACAAAATAAAAATCTACATGTGTCTTATGCAGAAAATAAATTAGGTTTCTTTTAACAGATATATTATAATGGCCCGTAATAAAATACGGGCCATATTAAAATGAAAGTTTCAGCAACACCCACAGCACTTGAATTAATTGAAGATTTAAAAAAGGCTCACGGAAAAGATTTACTCTTTCACCAATCAGGTGGATGTTGTGATGGAAGTGCACCAATGTGTTATCCTGCTAAAGAATATCTAGTTGGTGACCAAGATGTTTTAGTAGGGGAAATAGGTGGCATACCTTTCTATATTAGCAAAACACAACACGAAGCTTGGAAAAATACAGATCTTATAATTGATTGTATTAAAGGTATGGGTGGAATGTTTTCACTAGATAATGG is part of the Candidatus Pelagibacter sp. HTCC7211 genome and harbors:
- a CDS encoding molybdenum cofactor synthesis domain-containing protein yields the protein MIVNIALLTVTDTRTFDNDKSGAILVEKIKEANHNLIDRKICKDNKEDIILILKDWITKKDIDVVITTGGTGLTGRDITPEAIDEIADKQIPGFGEVFRNISLKTVGTSAIQSRACAVLANGKYVFALPGSSGGVTDAWDGILKHQLDINHKPCNFVELFPRLKEK
- a CDS encoding DUF1244 domain-containing protein, producing MDEVKKKELQSATFERLLQHLDQRKDVQNIDLMNLAGFCRNCLSRWYREEAEKKGISISDMDARAHVYGMPYPEWKEKYQK
- a CDS encoding aldehyde dehydrogenase family protein translates to MSTETVKGGVSSSLDTSHLKVPFPFKAKYGNYIGGKFVEPKSGKYFDNVSPINNEVICQMARSDAKDVDAALDAAHEAFKEWGKTDITTRSNIMNKIADVLEKNLNLLATAECLDNGKPIRECMAADLPLVIDHWRYFAGVIRAEEGSVAEISNSQYSYNIPEPLGVVGQIVPWNFPLLMATWKLAPALAAGNCSVLKPAEQTPASIMLMMELIGDLLPPGVVNIVSGFGLEAGKPLASSDRIAKIAFTGETTTGRLIMQYAAQNLIPITLELGGKSPNVFFEDIMDKDDAFLDKCVEGFVMFNLNQGEVCTCPSRALVQESIYDKFMEKVIARTKAVVQDNPLKMETMIGAQASVEQMEKIKSYLDLGKKEGAKVLCGGDVAKLNSGLENGNYIQPTIFEGDNSMRIFQEEIFGPVVSVTKFKDEAHALEIANDTLYGLGAGVWTRNGNIAYRMGRGIQAGIVWTNCYHAYPAHSPFGGYKQSGVGRETHKMMLNHYRQNKNLHVSYAENKLGFF
- a CDS encoding DUF779 domain-containing protein; amino-acid sequence: MKVSATPTALELIEDLKKAHGKDLLFHQSGGCCDGSAPMCYPAKEYLVGDQDVLVGEIGGIPFYISKTQHEAWKNTDLIIDCIKGMGGMFSLDNGTGRRFLTRSEICVPEGASLN